A window from Heliangelus exortis chromosome 17, bHelExo1.hap1, whole genome shotgun sequence encodes these proteins:
- the BHLHA15 gene encoding class A basic helix-loop-helix protein 15: MKTKTKGKKQRHTVKEAFPEESAIRKKELVKCLRHKERRNGGSKESSKSTTARTKGSWSNKDRHLRRLESNERERQRMHKLNNAFQALREVIPHVRAENKLSKIETLTLAKNYIKSLTSIILNMSNGHFASTEGMGGAWGSRLYQHYQQQHGGDDHEEHLQKHST, encoded by the coding sequence ATGAAGACTAAAAccaaaggaaagaagcaaagacATACTGTTAAAGAAGCATTTCCTGAGGAGtcagcaataagaaaaaaagagctggtGAAGTGTTTGCGACACAAAGAAAGGAGGAATGGGGGAAGCAAGGAGAGCAGCAAGAGCACCACAGCCAGAACCAAGGGTTCTTGGAGCAATAAGGACAGGCATTTGAGAAGACTGGAAAGCAACGAGCGGGAGAGGCAGAGAATGCACAAGCTCAACAATGCATTTCAGGCTTTGCGGGAGGTGATTCCTCATGTGAGAGCTGAGAATAAGCTTTCAAAAATAGAGACTCTTACGCTGgctaaaaattacattaaatcaTTGACCTCCATTATACTCAATATGTCCAATGGACACTTTGCATCAACAGAAGGGATGGGGGGAGCCTGGGGTTCCAGATTGTACCAGCATTATCAACAGCAGCATGGGGGTGATGATCATGAGGAACATCTACAAAAGCATTCCACATAG